From the genome of Eucalyptus grandis isolate ANBG69807.140 chromosome 2, ASM1654582v1, whole genome shotgun sequence, one region includes:
- the LOC104452483 gene encoding uncharacterized protein LOC104452483, whose product MTRDGQREEEKRKGSEPKGAPSGGGGGDGISSSLASRPLHRRKLRNDTSSSSDAAAQLGDRPRRRRGIEGGSGSGGSDAAEGGNLGAEKPARSGVEEEEVLLSGDGGDAGIALRSKEESESKLRARGGRQVMRRSSMVVKQVISIESALGLGFVSQLWVDTLSVGDVVLVENERVMENELKMVGLETLVGYEVVTPGRRSIGKV is encoded by the exons ATGACGAGAGACGGccagagagaggaagagaagaggaagggatCGGAGCCCAAGGGGGCGCcgagcggtggcggcggcggcgatggcatctcctcctccttagcGTCGCGTCCGCTCCATCGTCGGAAGCTGAGAAACGATACGAG CAGCTCTAGTGATGCGGCGGCGCAGCTCGGAGACAGACCGAGGCGGCGGCGCGGGATCGAGGGAGGAAGTGGGAGCGGCGGGAGTGATGCGGCGGAAGGCGGAAACTTGGGCGCCGAAAAGCCGGCGCGGTCCGGTgtggaagaggaggaggtgctcctaagcggcgacggcggcgatgcCGGCATCGCGTTGAGGAGCAAAGAGGAATCGGAGAGTAAATTGAGAGCGAGGGGTGGGCGACAGGTGATGAGGCGATCGAGCATGGTGGTGAAGCAAGTGATCAGCATCGAATCTGCTCTTGGCTTGGGGTTCGTCTCTCAGCTCTGGGTGGATACCCTCTCG GTAGGTGATGTTGTGCTTGTTGAGAATGAGAGGGTAATGGAGAATGAGTTGAAAATGGTGGGGCTAGAGACATTG GTAGGGTATGAAGTTGTGACTCCTGGCAGAAGAAGTATTGGTAAGGTATAA
- the LOC120290536 gene encoding putative disease resistance protein RGA4, with protein MAEAVIVSIVGEIVASLAPQAIENIGKLWGNKQELEALRDTVSTLQAVLDDAEEQYYRSREIKDWVDRLKGAFYDALDVLEEYNVEATRQELRGHNKIFKEVRKFFSGSNQVAFILKMSHKVRAVKKRIEVIEANRKFGLNMLPEREWRKREETHSFACEGDIIGRDDDKETVKKFLLDLDVKGNVSILPIVGIGGLGKTTLAQHVYNDKMVSEHFELKMWVCVSNDFDMKKIVKNILAGVMKEELNYVMEQLQNELRRVIDGRRYLLVLDDYWDAKLETWLKLKSLLVGGARGSKILITTRLHSVADITYTTLPYLLGGLSKIKSVDLLMQMAFPKGEETQDPDLRPIGEEIARRLNCFILPKDKACAKNYGKLGELYGLNNIRGSLCIENLGHVTDAVEEYKAANLTGKQSLESLELKWGGFNTDDAVIWTGTRNEALLDALQPPSNLQELTITGYEGESFPRWMMDSLVSSLPNLVEVEFKDCGRCKRLSPLGQLPHLKILRISRLDELEYIESGHSSTSTASFPSLLKLHIFYCKKLKAMPLTSHLGDNISGQRVRHLPNLVDLFVWLCDELDLCKDESGNILDFQGLQCLRYVNIKGLPKLAYLPQWLVQASNLELLKIDGCNLKALPEQIEAFQSLQRLKIVSCRSLISLPKGMQRLASLTDLVFDNCDELDISKDERSNILDFHGGLHSLRHVKMNDLPKLAYLPQWLVQASNLELLEIRDCDLKALPEQIEAFRSLQRLEIIRCRSLTSLPTEMRRLASLTDLVFIDCEELNISKDESGNILDFHGGLQTLRSLQIIRLPKLESLPHWILQLRSLESLHIEECEELDISKDESGNILDFHGGLQTLHSVFIYKLPKLTSLPQWVLQASNLKGLNIIGCDNLKDIPEQIEALQSLQTLRIHTCSSLTSFPEAMRRLTSLTALYIMYCGELGDSCKRQAGEDWEKIAHIPNKIIM; from the exons ATGGCAGAAGCTGTCATTGTTAGCATTGTGGGGGAGATCGTTGCTAGTCTAGCTCCTCAAGCAATAGAAAATATTGGAAAGTTATGGGGCAACAAGCAAGAACTCGAGGCACTTAGGGACACAGTCTCCACGCTTCAAGCTGTACTGGATGATGCAGAGGAGCAATACTACCGGAGTCGCGAAATCAAAGATTGGGTTGATAGACTGAAAGGCGCTTTTTATGACGCACTAGACGTGCTTGAGGAATACAATGTAGAAGCTACGCGACAAGAACTGAGAGGCCACAATAAAATATTCAAGGAGGTAAGGAAATTTTTCTCTGGTTCAAACCAGGTTGCTTTTATATTGAAGATGAGTCACAAAGTAAGAGCagtgaagaaaagaatagaagtcATTGAGGCTAATAGGAAATTCGGCTTGAATATGCTCCCCGAGAGAGagtggaggaagagagaagagacacATTCCTTTGCATGTGAGGGGGATATTATAGGGAGAGATGATGATAAGGAGACtgttaagaaatttttattggATTTAGACGTGAAAGGGAATGTTTCCATCCTTCCAATAGTTGGTATTGGTGGGCTTGGAAAAACAACTCTTGCTCAACATGTATATAATGATAAGATGGTCAGTGAACATTTTGAATTGAAAATGTGGGTATGTGTCTCTAATGACtttgacatgaaaaaaatagtgaaaaatatcTTAGCTGGTGTGATGAAGGAGGAATTGAATTATGTGATGGAACAATTACAAAATGAACTGAGGAGAGTAATTGATGGAAGGAGATATCTTTTAGTTTTAGATGATTATTGGGATGCAAAACTAGAAACATGGCTCAAATTGAAATCATTATTGGTGGGAGGTGCTAGAGGAAGCAAGATCCTTATAACTACACGTCTTCATTCGGTTGCGGATATCACCTACACTACTTTGCCTTATCTTCTTGGGGGATTATCTAAAATAAAGTCCGTCGATTTGTTAATGCAAATGGCTTTTCCAAAAGGAGAGGAGACACAAGATCCTGACTTGCGACCTATTGGCGAAGAGATAGCTAGAAG GCTGAACTGCTTCATTTTGCCCAAAGACAAAGCTTGTGCTAAGAATTATGGCAAACTTGGGGAGCTATATGGCCTTAATAACATTCGGGGAAGCCTttgcattgaaaatttgggacaCGTAACAGATGCAGTAGAAGAATACAAAGCTGCAAACTTGACAGGGAAGCAGTCTCTGGAATCTTTGGAACTTAAATGGGGTGGTTTCAATACTGATGACGCAGTAATTTGGACTGGAACTAGAAATGAAGCTCTATTGGATGCACTGCAGCCACCCTCAAATCTGCAGGAGTTGACAATCACTGGATATGAAGGTGAGAGCTTTCCAAGGTGGATGATGGATAGCCTCGTGTcttccttgccaaatttagtTGAGGTAGAGTTTAAAGACTGTGGAAGATGTAAACGTCTCTCTCCACTAGGCCAATTACCTCACCTCAAGATTTTACGGATTTCGAGGCTGGATGAACTGGAATACATCGAGTCTGGCCATTCATCCACTTCAACAGCATCGTTTCCTAGTCTATTGAAATTACATATTTTTTATTGTAAGAAGTTGAAAGCCATGCCATTGACTTCTCATCTTGGGGATAATATATCTGGCCAACGTGTGCGACACCTACCCAACCTCGTGGATCTCTTTGTCTGGCTATGTGATGAGCTGGATTTATGCAAAGACGAAAGCGGCAACATCTTGGATTTCCAGGGACTTCAATGTCTCCGCTATGTAAATATTAAGGGCCTTCCCAAACTAGCATATCTCCCACAGTGGCTTGTCCAGGCCAGCAATCTCGAGCTTCTCAAAATTGACGGCTGTAATTTGAAGGCATTACCAGAGCAAATCGAGGCCTTTCAATCACTTCAACGGCTTAAAATTGTCTCGTGCCGCTCGTTGATATCATTACCTAAAGGAATGCAAAGGCTTGCATCCCTTACCGACCTAGTTTTCGACAACTGCGATGAGCTGGATATATccaaagacgaaagaagcaacATCTTGGATTTCCATGGAGGCCTTCACAGTCTCCGCCATGTAAAAATGAATGACCTTCCCAAACTAGCATATCTCCCACAGTGGCTTGTCCAGGCTAGTAATCTCGAGCTTCTCGAAATTCGCGACTGTGATTTGAAGGCATTACCAGAGCAAATTGAGGCCTTTCGATCACTTCAACGACTTGAAATCATTCGGTGCCGCTCGTTGACATCATTACCTACAGAAATGCGAAGGCTTGCATCCCTTACTGACCTAGTTTTCATCGACTGTGAGGAGCTGAATATATCCAAAGATGAAAGCGGCAACATCTTGGATTTCCATGGAGGCCTTCAGACTCTCCGGTCTCTACAAATCATTCGTCTTCCCAAACTAGAATCTCTCCCACACTGGATTCTACAGCTCCGCAGTCTCGAGTCTCTCCACATTGAGGAATGTGAGGAGCTGGATATATCCAAAGACGAAAGCGGCAACATCTTGGATTTCCATGGAGGCCTTCAGACTCTCCACTCCGTATTCATCTATAAGCTTCCCAAACTGACATCTCTCCCACAGTGGGTTCTACAGGCCAGCAATCTCAAGGGTCTTAATATTATTGGTTGTGACAATTTGAAGGATATACCAGAGCAGATTGAGGCCCTTCAATCACTTCAAACTCTTAGAATCCACACGTGCTCCTCGTTGACATCATTCCCTGAAGCAATGCGAAGGCTCACATCCCTTACTGCCCTATACATCATGTATTGTGGAGAATTGGGGGACAGTTGCAAAAGACAAGCAGGCGAGGATTGGGAGAAGATTGCTCATATCCCGAACAAAATCATTATGTAA